Part of the Citrus sinensis cultivar Valencia sweet orange chromosome 2, DVS_A1.0, whole genome shotgun sequence genome, GGGGCTACCACCCTTGACTTTCTCCATCTCAGACATGCCAGCTCCAAATGTGTATCCAATGGGCACGAAGATCATTCCATGGTGAACCAGCTGAGTAATGGCTGTCAAGCTGCATAAATTTCCGATTAATAAAGCTATAAGCAAggtgaggaaaaaaaaaatgttaatgcAGCATTTCCTTTTCTATTTCTGCAATCTCTCCATAAATAACAAACAGTATAGGAAACTCACGGGGTAGTCTCTTGTCCACCACCTTGAGATCCAGTGCTGTAGAAAATTCCAGCAGGTTTACCGGCAAGCTGTTGTGATCTCCATAGACCTCCAGTTGCATCCAGAAACGCCTTGAATTGAGCAGCCATCATTCCAAACCTAGTGGGGAAGCCAAGAAGAATCCCATCAGCCTCTGCAAGCTCATTAGGTGTAATGGTAGGTACATCACTCTTTGGTCCAGCACCCATCTTTCCAAGAACATCTTCTGATAGTGTTTCAGGTACCTGCAATGATCAACTATGCATCACATATCTCCATCCCCCACTTATATTAGAAGGATGGAAATTAAACCAGATTCATGACGGCTGGTAATCGTTAAAGGAGTTCATCATATTAATTTGCAAGATTGGTAGCACATTTTAACAACATGTGTGCAGATTTAGTCAACTACAATTAGCCGCTGATAGCTACTTTGTCAAGAAAACCTTATCAGTTGGCTTTTGGATTGTTAAAACGATCTTATCTCTATTGTTGAAGCGTTAAGCCTCCCCTGGTCAAGCACTCGTGCAAgctattaaaaaatgaataaataaaatagaataaaataataattccaacctcaaaattatcaattaatgaatgtaaAACGCACCGCTGTTTCCTCCGCCAAACAAGATGTACTCAAAAACAAAGTTAAAGTGTTCTGCGTCTCTGGTCAATCTAAATCTAGGAAACTGAAAGTGATAGATGCCTTCATTCAACGGCAGCCACCATATATTTCAGCCTGTTGCAAGAAGGTACTTATGGAATGACAATCACAAACCTGCCATAGTTTTGCTTCCACTCCTTCAACAGATGCAGCTCCTTTCTGTATCTCTTCAGCCAGCTTCTCAACATGTCCATACATGGAATAGTAACTGTAACAGACACCCAATGTTTTGACATCACTATTTGACTATGAATTGAACTCTTACACACAATTCAGAGCTAAGCTTTATATGGATACACATTGACTGGCCATTTTTCTGTACATGTTTACTTCCAAGAGATATACCATATAAAGCCAATTTAATACAAGTTTCATTTTTGAAAtccaaaagtaaaataaaagaacttatCCATATCCTCAAGCAATGAATGATGAAAGgcataataatacaaaatcttATACAATTGAACTAGACTCCACAATGATGAACAATGGGACCGCCTTCTCTAAAAAGCTTTGAGGTAGCTAGCATTTCACTCTCCATTATTATATTGTCAAAAGATAGACTGCGTTTCACAATCGATTTTTCGgggtttgaagaaaaattgacAGCAGAAATACCTCATCAGCAAACCCAGAAAATCATGGACTTGGATTCACACATGTAATACAAAAACTCAAAGACAGGGCCTCTTTCAACAGGTGagtgcaaaaattaaaatcaaatcaaacaaacgTAGCAGGTAAATAGACCACAAGTTCAAGATATTACTTGCCAGGCAGGGACATTAAAGTTTCAAACTAATGAATTTCTATGGTTTCTATTCTCTCTTATTTCCATATCATTGAATCAATGCCTCATTGTATCCAGGCATAAAATattctccctttttttttaatcctcaatttatttgttgatGAAAGGGCCACCATTATAAACTGGAACCTTAAAGAAGTTTTCCAGAAAAAGATTAACACAAAAACCCttttaaaactgaaaatatcATCTACATTTTGATCAGCCTACACCTAATGTATTCAAagatatgaaataaaattaagttgaattcttatgaaaaaaaaacatagaagctatcaaaatcatcaaaataaaaatgaaaaattggagAATTATGAAGCGAGAACAGAGCAATacctgaaaattaaaaaaaaaaaaaagaagtaaaattaCAGTAAACCACAGGATTAATACAAGGATCAAGATGATTTAGTACTTAAAAACATGCTAATTGATACATGGCAAACCAACTTAACAatcatgtaaataaataaactcaaatcACAAATAGCCCAGTTGCTTTTTAAATAGTACTGCACTAAATGATACAAAACTGACAAAATATGATCTCTAAAGTATTGCAAATAAAGAGAAATTCAGTGAATTATTAATAGAAACAAGAAACTGAAAATAGGAAAAAGAGCAATGCTAACACAATATAGACTTTGGTGGCCATGGATTCCGAGCCTTTTTCACTTTCTCTgtgtaaatttgttgtaaACTTTGAAGCAAGAACGTGAAAAGTGAATGATACGTAGATAATGTAAGGAAAAATGAAGTGGAGGGGACCCTTTATTTATAGTGCCATTTATTTCTTGGTGTGTAGTGTTAACGGCTGGCTGATTGCATCATTAGTGgagtcattttcttttcttaattatttctttaattagcGTGCAATTTCGGGCGTTGATGTCATACacatcatcatcgtcatcctaatcaaaatttgagattAGAATTCCTTATTTCTCTTTGTAGATGGGTTgtagttattaaaaatttcaaccttACATGAATTTGCGATGCAATTTAAGGGaagaaaatttgaatcaaaagattttgttttttttttcccataaaGACGCTACTGATACTCATCCTAAAATCatcttaataaagaaaaatatgatcatAGATGAGATTATTATAATCATCACCTGAACTATGAAATAgtcaaataaattgttttaaagattatgaaaaataattgtacatGACATATcattttagaattttctttcttaaataATT contains:
- the LOC102615554 gene encoding probable NAD(P)H dehydrogenase (quinone) FQR1-like 1 isoform X2, encoding MGAGPKSDVPTITPNELAEADGILLGFPTRFGMMAAQFKAFLDATGGLWRSQQLAGKPAGIFYSTGSQGGGQETTPLTAITQLVHHGMIFVPIGYTFGAGMSEMEKVKGGSPYGAGTFAGDGSRQPSELELAQAFHQGKYFAGITKKLKGSA
- the LOC102615554 gene encoding probable NAD(P)H dehydrogenase (quinone) FQR1-like 1 isoform X1, with the protein product MATKVYIVYYSMYGHVEKLAEEIQKGAASVEGVEAKLWQVPETLSEDVLGKMGAGPKSDVPTITPNELAEADGILLGFPTRFGMMAAQFKAFLDATGGLWRSQQLAGKPAGIFYSTGSQGGGQETTPLTAITQLVHHGMIFVPIGYTFGAGMSEMEKVKGGSPYGAGTFAGDGSRQPSELELAQAFHQGKYFAGITKKLKGSA